CACCCAGATCCGCAGCTTGTCGTGGCGGCCGGCCCCGCCGGGACGCCGCTCGGTCACGCGCACCCCGCCGCCGGCCGCGACCGCATCCACCCGCCCCTCACGAGCGCGCGGGCCGGTGAACTCGGCGTGCACGAAGACGACGTCGCGCTCCCACCCGACCACCTCCACCCCGGCCTCGTTCTCCATCACCAGCTCAAGCCGCCCGCCCGGCCGCGCGGCGACGGTGTGCTCCACCACGTGCTCCTGATCCTGCTGATGCACCCCGGGCGACATCTGGGGCAGCACCTTGGCGACCGCCGGATGCACCGCCGCCATGAGTCCGGAGACGACCAGCGCGACCCCGGCCGCCACGGCGCTCGCCCGCCGCGACGGCGTACGGCGGCTGCGCACGGCGTCGAGAACCGCCAGCATGCGCCCTTCCAGCTGCGACGGGCGCGCCATGCTCACCGCCACCGGCGACGCTCCCCCGGCCGGCCGGAAGGCGCGCGCCACCTCCAGCAGGTGCGCGGCGTAGCTGCGCGCGCGGGTGCCGGCCGCAAGCACGCGGTCGTCGCACGCCAGCTCGCGCTCGGCGCGCATGCGGCGCGCGGCGTACCACACGCCCGGGTGCACCCAGTAGAAGGCGCACGCCAGCGCCGCCAGCGTCTGCAGCAGGCAGTCGCGCCGCGCCACGTGGGCGAGCTCGTGCAGCAGCACCACGCGCCGCCGCTCCGCCGACCATCCGTCCGCCGCCGCGGGAAGGAGCACGACGGGGTGCCGCGTCCCCCACGTCATCGGCATGGTGGCGAGGTCGCTCCGCAGCAGACGCACGGGGCGCTCGACCTCCGCCACCCACATCAGGTCGCGCAGCATCTCGCGCCACTCCGGCGAGTCGAGCGGAGTCGCGCTCCTCGCCAGGCGCGCCACGCTCCACCGCCCCACCGCCACCCGCGCCAGCAGCCCCAGCGCGACCAGCGCGTAGAGCCCGGCCAGCAGCCACTCCACCGGCATGGGCTCGGCGGGCACCTCCGCCGGCACCGCGGCAGCGGCATCCTCCGGCACCACGTCCGCCACCACCGGCCCCGCCGACAGCGGATCGGCGGGGGCGGAGAACGATGCGGGAATCGGCTCCGTCTCGGTCACCACGGCCACCCGCCACCCGGGCAGGAGCACCGAAAGCACCGGCAGCGCCAGCACCGCGCCGATGGCGAGCGCCCACACCATGTGGCGCGTGGCGGCCGATGCGCCGCGGTGCACCAGGCACGCGGCCGCCAGCCCGGCGACGGCCACCACGAGCGTGGCCTTGGCCAGCAGGCCGAGCACGGCGAGCACGGCGAGCGCTTCGGCGGCGGAAATGGGGGGCGGGGTCATTCGTCCTCTCCGGGGTCGCGGGCTTCGTCCAGCAGGCGGGAGAGCCGGTGGTACTCGTCCTCGGATAGCGGCTGGTCGGGCAGCTCCAGCAGCGCCGCCACCGCCGACTCGCGCGAATTGCCGAAGAAGGTTTGCAGGAGGTGCTGGAGGGCGGTCTGGCTCACCTCCCCCGGCGCGGCGGTGGGGAGGTAGACGTAGCGGGGCCCGTCCTGCTCGTGCCGCAGGTACCCCTTCTCCTCCAGCAGGCGCAGCATCCCGCGCACCGCCGAGTAGCTGGGCGCATCGGGGAGCGCCCCGTGCACCTCCGCCCCCGTCGCCCTGCCCAGCCTGAACACCACATCCATGATCTGGCGCTCGCGGCGCCCAAGGTTGAACTGCGAGGGAGCGGACATGCACACCTTCTATGCTAGTGTATTGACACCCTGTCAGTACACTAGCACCCCCTGTGTACGCGGTCAAGGGTCTTGTTGGAGGATGCCCCCTCCCCCGCCTGCGGGGGCGCAGGGAGGGCGGGCGCGCTTCGCGGACGCCCCGTTCCCCGGGCCAATCCCGTAGGGGCGCGGTTCATCGCGCCCACCCTCTGCCCCAACTTGACCATCGCCCATCACACCAATCCCGTAGGGGCCGCCCCACGTGGCCCCGCCTGCTGCCCGTGCCCTGCGCGTCTCCACCGCAAGCTCTCCCGGCCCGCGGCCCCGCGTCGCCGTTCCCCGCGATCCCTCCCGCCTCCCGCCCCGCCCTCCGCCACGCTATCTTGTTCCCCGCCGCCGCCGGACGCAGGTGAACTCAGGGAGAAACCCGCACATGATCGAACCACGCTCGCGCGCCTCCATCGCTATCGCGCTCACGCTGGCCTGCACCGCATCGCTCGGCGCGCAGGTGACGAGCACCCCGCAGACGGCGACGAACGGTGTCGGGCCGGTCTTCGTGAACGGCATGGCACAGGTGGTCCCTGCCTTCGCCGATTCCTCGCAGTGGATCCGGCAGAACCTCTGGGTCGAGACGGACTTCGACTCCGACCGCGACGGACGCAACGATCGCCTGCACGTGGACGTGACGCGGCCGCGCCAGACGGAGACCGGGGGCCTCAAGGTGCCGGTCGTGTACGGGTCGAGCCCCTACTACGCCGGCGTCGCGCGCACATTCGCGTTCTGGAACGTGCGCCAGGAGCTCGGCCAGCCCTCCCCCGCGCGCGGCGCGATGTCCGGTCCCCCGCACGACCCCACGCGCACGCGCATCTCCAACGACCTGGTGCGCACGTGGGTGCCGCGCGGCTTCGCCGTGGTGCATTCGGATGCGCCGGGCACCGGCCGCTCCGGCGGATGCGTGACCATCGGCGACACGCCGGAGCGGACGGCGATGAAGTTCGTCGTCGACTGGCTGAATGGGCGCGCGAGGGGCTACACGACCCCGAGCGGGACGCAGCAGGTGACGGCGACGTCATGGTCCACCGGCAAGGTGGGGATGATCGGCACGTCGTACGAAGGCACGCTGCCGCTGGCCGCGGCTACGACGGGAGTCGCGGGGCTCGAGGTCGTCGTCCCGGTCTCCGCGAACACGTCCTACTACCACTACTACCGCTCGAACGGGCTGGTGCGGTCGCCGGGCGGGTACCTCGGCGAAGACGTGGACGTGCTCTACGACTTCGTCGCCAGCGGCCCTACCGCCACCCGCGCGACGTGCGACCGCATCGTAAAGGGCGGCCTCTTTGCCGCGGGGCAGGACCGCGCGACCGGCGACTACAACGAGTTCTGGGCCTCGCGCGAGCTGCTGCCGCACATCAAGAACATCCGGGCCGCGGTGCTGCTGGCGCACGGGCTCAACGACTTCAACGTGATGCCGTCGCACACCGTGCGGGTGTACGAGGCGATGAAGACGCACGGATTGCCCGTCTCGATGTACCTCCATCAGGGCGGCCACGGGGGCGATCCGCCCTTTGAGATGGTGAACCGGTGGTTCACGCACTACCTGTACGGCGTGGACAACGGCGTCCGGCGCGATCCGCCCGTGTGGATCGTGTCGAGCACCGCGGCCGCCGCGAAGGCGCGCATGTCGCGCGGGCGTGACGCGATGCCGGCGCCGGTCCCCTTTGCGTCGTTCCCGGCGCCGGGCTCGGCGCCCGTCGTGCTCCATCCCACGGACGGCGGCAACGGCATCGCCGCCCTGGCCCTGCGGCCGGCGCGGGGACTCGACTCCATCGTCGACGACGCGTCCGTGAGCGGCAGCGCCAGTGCGCGCGCGCCACGCTCGGCCCATCGCCTTCTCTTCGCCACGGCGCCGCTCGCGGATTCGCTGCGCATCTCCGGAACGCCGCGCGTGACCGTGCGCGTCGCGGTAGACCGGCCCGCGGCGAATCTCAGCGTATGGATAGTGACGCTGCCGTACGATTCCGCGGAGATCGGCGCCGCCGGCCGCGCGGGCGTGGTGACGCGCGGGTGGGCCGACATCCAGAACCATGCGTCGCTCACGCGCCGCGGCATCTACGCATCCACGCGCCGCGGCGAGCCGCTCGTCCCGGGGCGGTACTACGACCTGACCTTCGATTTGGAGCCGGACGATCAGGTCATCCCGGCGGGGCGGCAGCTTGGGATCATGATCATGTCGACCGACCCGGAGTTCACGCTCTCGCCGAGGGCGGGCACGCGGCTGACGGTGGATCTCGCGGGAACGTCGTTCACGCTGCCGGTGGTGGGCGGCGGCACGGCGTTCACGCGTGCGGGCGGCGTGCGGCGCGACCCCTGATTAAGGCCGGCGTGCCGCGCGGCACTAGATGCGGCACCAGTACCATCAGGACTTACCTCAACCTGTTTTCGGGACAATGAGTCTGGATACGAGCAAGTTCATCTACGTCATGAAGGACCTCCGCAAGGTGGTCCCGCCCAGCCGCGAGATCCTCAAGGGGATCTGGCTCTCCTTCTATCCGGGCGCCAAGATCGGCGTCGTGGGCTCCAACGGCAGCGGCAAGAGCACGCTGCTGCGCATCATGGCCGGCGTCGACAAGGACTTCATCGGCGAGGCGTGGGCCGCCGGCGGCACGCGCATCGGCTACCTGGCGCAGGAGCCGCAGCTGGATGCGTCGCTCGACGTGCGCGGCAACGTGGAAGAGGCCGTCCGCCACCAGCGCGACGTGCTGCGCCGCTACGAGGAAGTCAACAACTCCTTCGGCGACGAGAACGCCGACATGGACGCGCTGATCGAGGAGCAGGCGCG
The window above is part of the Longimicrobium sp. genome. Proteins encoded here:
- a CDS encoding BlaI/MecI/CopY family transcriptional regulator — encoded protein: MSAPSQFNLGRRERQIMDVVFRLGRATGAEVHGALPDAPSYSAVRGMLRLLEEKGYLRHEQDGPRYVYLPTAAPGEVSQTALQHLLQTFFGNSRESAVAALLELPDQPLSEDEYHRLSRLLDEARDPGEDE
- a CDS encoding Xaa-Pro dipeptidyl-peptidase, translating into MIEPRSRASIAIALTLACTASLGAQVTSTPQTATNGVGPVFVNGMAQVVPAFADSSQWIRQNLWVETDFDSDRDGRNDRLHVDVTRPRQTETGGLKVPVVYGSSPYYAGVARTFAFWNVRQELGQPSPARGAMSGPPHDPTRTRISNDLVRTWVPRGFAVVHSDAPGTGRSGGCVTIGDTPERTAMKFVVDWLNGRARGYTTPSGTQQVTATSWSTGKVGMIGTSYEGTLPLAAATTGVAGLEVVVPVSANTSYYHYYRSNGLVRSPGGYLGEDVDVLYDFVASGPTATRATCDRIVKGGLFAAGQDRATGDYNEFWASRELLPHIKNIRAAVLLAHGLNDFNVMPSHTVRVYEAMKTHGLPVSMYLHQGGHGGDPPFEMVNRWFTHYLYGVDNGVRRDPPVWIVSSTAAAAKARMSRGRDAMPAPVPFASFPAPGSAPVVLHPTDGGNGIAALALRPARGLDSIVDDASVSGSASARAPRSAHRLLFATAPLADSLRISGTPRVTVRVAVDRPAANLSVWIVTLPYDSAEIGAAGRAGVVTRGWADIQNHASLTRRGIYASTRRGEPLVPGRYYDLTFDLEPDDQVIPAGRQLGIMIMSTDPEFTLSPRAGTRLTVDLAGTSFTLPVVGGGTAFTRAGGVRRDP